The nucleotide sequence TGTGCCTGCCACAGGACAATTTTCACTGGCAATCGACGACCTAATTATTAGAGGAAACATGCAAACTCTACTCAATCATTTGGCCAGTCGTTTAGGCCAGAAGCCTTTTGTTTCCGATAGACAAGGGCATTACCATTTGCACATTGATAACTACAACCTGTTTTTTCGCCAACAGGGAACTGAACTTGTGTTATCCAGCCCGCTAAGCTGGCGCCATAACCCAAAAGATCCGTCAGGCGCTGAATTATTGAAAACACTATTGCAACAAGTTACGCGCTGGGGACGCCATGCTCCCCATGCATTGACCTTAGATGAATCAGAGAATCTTATTTTGGAAGCACGCCTTAACCTTGATAGTTTGGATGTTCAAATACTGGAACAGATGCTAACTCTGCACGTCGATCTACTGGAACAAGTCATGGCTTTATTGTCGGAAACCCAATCTGCCCCTCAATGGAAACAGGCAATATGGCAACCATGAAACCATTTCAAAAGCTATGCCGTTCGCTACTGTTGTCGTTGAGTATCAGCGGTGTGATGCTCCCCTCTGCTTATAGCCAAGATCTGGATTGGTTTCCTGCGCCTTATAGCTATCTGGCAAAAGGAGAAAGCTTGCGGGATGTACTGGTTAATTTCGGTGCCAACTATGAAGCATCAGTGGTTGTCAGCGACAAGGTGACCGATCAAGTTAACGGCCATTTTGAGCAGGACACTCCTCAGGAATTCCTGCAACATTTATCCTCTCTCTATAATCTGGTCTGGTACTACGACGGGAGCGTGCTTTATGTATTCAAAAACAGTGAAATACAATCGCGCCTGCTTAAACTTGAACGAACCAACGCAACGGAGTTACAGCAAGCCCTAAAACGTTCCGGTATTTGGGAGCCACGCTTTGGTTGGCGTCCTGATCCAAGCAACCAACTGGTTTACGTATCAGGCCCTCCTCGTTATCTTGAACTGGTTGATCAGACTACATCCGCACTGGAACAGCAGTCATTGCTGCGTAGCGAAAAAACGGGTGCCTTGACAGTGGAAATTTTCCCGCTCAAATACGCCTCAGTGGTCGATCGCAAGATCCAGTATCGTGATACCAGTATTGAGGCACCGGGCATAGCCACCATTCTCTCCCGCCTGCTCAGTGATACCAATGTAACTGCTGTTACTGGTGAAGCATCATCTCCTTCTATGGGAGAAAGCTACTCAAGCCGTGCAGTCGTACAAGCAGAACCCTCCCTAAATGCCATCATTGTACGGGATAACCCGGAAAGGATGTCCATGTACGCCCATTTAATCAACGCACTGGATAAACCCTCCGCCCGGATTGAAGTTGCCCTTTCCATCGTCGACATCGACGCAAACAACCTTTCAGAACTGGGAGTTGACTGGCAAGTCGGCATCAACACCGGGCCTCGCCATATCATTGATATCACAACGTCTGCCAGGGAAAAAACAGAGATCAAAGAAAAAGGTGAAAGCATCGGTTCAGCCGCATTAGGTAGCCTGGTTGATCGCCGTGGTCTGGATTACCTGCTCGCCAAAATCACCTTACTAGAGAGTAAAGGAAGCGCTCAGGTGATTTCCCGCCCAACGCTTTTAACGCAGGAGAATACGCAAGCCGTCATTGACAACAATGAAACCTACTACGTGAAAGTTAATGGCGAACGGGTTGCCGAGCTTAAAAGCCTTACCTATGGCACTATGCTACGCATGATCCCCAGAGTCATCCAAGTAGGCGATTCTTCTGAAATCAGTTTAGACCTGCATATTGAGGATGGTAACCAGAAACCTAATAGCTCAGGACAGGATGGCATCCCGACCATCAGCCGAACCGTCGTCGATACCGTTGCCAGAGTTGGACATGGGCAAAGTCTGCTGATTGGTGGCATCTACCGCGACGAAATGAGTCAAATAACACGCAAGGTGCCATTTTTAGGCGATATCCCCTATCTGGGTGTCTTGTTTCGCAATACCAGTGAGCAAGTTCGGCGATCAGTACGGTTATTCATTATTGAGCCACGTCTGATTGATAGTGGGATAGCCCATTATCTGGCTCTTGGTAACGGACAAGATCTACGCCCTGGATTACTGGCAACACAGGATATCTCTAATCAGAGCTTATCGTTGGGCAAAGTTCTAGGGAGTGCACAATGCCAACCATTATCCTCAGCTCGTCAAATACAAGAAACACTACGACAAGCAGGTAAAAGCTCATTTTTAGACTCATGCCGAATGGGTAACACTTACGGATGGCGAGTCATTGAACAGCAATG is from Photorhabdus laumondii subsp. laumondii and encodes:
- a CDS encoding YscB family type III secretion system chaperone; protein product: MQTLLNHLASRLGQKPFVSDRQGHYHLHIDNYNLFFRQQGTELVLSSPLSWRHNPKDPSGAELLKTLLQQVTRWGRHAPHALTLDESENLILEARLNLDSLDVQILEQMLTLHVDLLEQVMALLSETQSAPQWKQAIWQP
- the sctC gene encoding type III secretion system outer membrane ring subunit SctC is translated as MATMKPFQKLCRSLLLSLSISGVMLPSAYSQDLDWFPAPYSYLAKGESLRDVLVNFGANYEASVVVSDKVTDQVNGHFEQDTPQEFLQHLSSLYNLVWYYDGSVLYVFKNSEIQSRLLKLERTNATELQQALKRSGIWEPRFGWRPDPSNQLVYVSGPPRYLELVDQTTSALEQQSLLRSEKTGALTVEIFPLKYASVVDRKIQYRDTSIEAPGIATILSRLLSDTNVTAVTGEASSPSMGESYSSRAVVQAEPSLNAIIVRDNPERMSMYAHLINALDKPSARIEVALSIVDIDANNLSELGVDWQVGINTGPRHIIDITTSAREKTEIKEKGESIGSAALGSLVDRRGLDYLLAKITLLESKGSAQVISRPTLLTQENTQAVIDNNETYYVKVNGERVAELKSLTYGTMLRMIPRVIQVGDSSEISLDLHIEDGNQKPNSSGQDGIPTISRTVVDTVARVGHGQSLLIGGIYRDEMSQITRKVPFLGDIPYLGVLFRNTSEQVRRSVRLFIIEPRLIDSGIAHYLALGNGQDLRPGLLATQDISNQSLSLGKVLGSAQCQPLSSARQIQETLRQAGKSSFLDSCRMGNTYGWRVIEQQCSLKETWCVRVQNKANR